Below is a window of Myxococcales bacterium DNA.
TACTTGCATCGCCGGCCTGGCAGACTGTTGCAGAACCCCCGCCATCACTCCTCCACAAATCAAAAAGTAACAGCGAGTAAAACGGCAACGAGCGCGACCCGCGAGTTTGTCTTCCCTCGCCGGTCGCGCTCGCCAATGCTACCCGCGCGACAGCTACCAGCGCGACGCAGAGGCCGATGCGACTTCCGAGCCGACCGGCATTTCGTCCCAGCCTTCATCGCTGGTAGGTCGGGGCCGCCGTCCAAAGAACTCGATCTCCTGCTCACCGAGAAGTTGTTTCCGCGAGATCACATAGTCACCGCGCACGGACGGGGTCAAAACGATGTTTGCGACGCTGGGATCGCCCCCTGAAAAAACCCAGGCCAGGCCACCCACCACCATCCCGCCAAACGCGTAGACGAGTTTTAGGGGGGCGTAGATCAGGCTCGCCACCGCGGTTCCCATACCTATGCCCGCCTCTCTCACCATGGTTTCGCCTTCCCCTGCGGCCAGAGCCGTCGCCGGGGTCACCGCGAGCGCCACACACACGAGCAGGCTCATCATTAAACGGCGTCCGGCTCTGCTGCCCGGATTCGCCGTACGTGTCGCAGTCGATTTCAGTTTTAAACTCACTGGCTTGGTTCTCCTCTCGTTCATTGTTCGCACAATGGCGCGTCACAACAGCGTGTGATGACGCCGATCTGCTTTGCCCCTGCATTTGGCCCGGTCAGAATTCTCCAACCGAGTGCCAGATGCCGAAGCTGAACCGAATCAAACTGCGTTCGCCGACTTTACGTTTGAAAAGTTGGCGTGCGTGAAAATACGCACTCGCAGTTGGAATCGACCCCCCAACTGGAATTCTGACGCTTTGCTGAGACGAGGGCAAGCAGCAGGACGTTCAATTACGTCAGAAAAGTCTTTTGGTATCGAGCAGAATGGTCACTGGGCCCTCGTTCACCAGGCTTACATCCATGTGGGCCTGAAACCTCCCACATGCGACCTGAACCCCGAGCGAGCGGACTGCGGTCGCCAAACTCTCGATCAAAGGAGCGGCAACCTCGGGGGGGGCGGCGGCACCGAAATACGGACGGCGTCCCTTCCGCGCATCGCCGTAGAGGGTGAATTGAGAGACCAACGCGAGACTGTACCCGCAGTCGAGCAGCGAGCGATTCATGCGACCGTCCGCATCGGCGAAGACTCTGAGATGGACAATTTTCTTGGCCAATTCCTCAGCGTCGGACAAGTCGTCTTCGCGCCCGACCCCTACCAGCGCCAACAGCCCCGGTCCGATTTCACCGACGGTTTCTTCATCCACCGCGATGCGGGCTGAACTCACTCGTTGGACGACGGCTCGCACGGGTCAGACTTCGTGTTGATTCGAAAATCGCCCAGCGTAGGTCGCCTGGCCCTCGGTGCGCATCACGACCAACTGGCAGATCCGAACTCCGGCGTGGATGCGGAGCGGCTGACTCGAAACGTTGCTCAGTTCGAGAACCTGGCGGTTGCAGACGCCTGGCTGCACCAGCGCCGAGGTCACGTGGATCATCAAGCCGAGTCGGGCATAGCGACTTCGCCCCTCGAGAAAGCCGCACAGGTTCGGTGGCAGTTCCACCAACTCGCGGGTGATGCCGTGAATCGTCTCACCGGGGTGAAGGACGTACGGCGAGTCGAGGGAAACGACCTGGGTGTGCTGGCGGTAGTCGGTGTCTTCGACGATGTCGATGGCGCCCGCCACCGGAATGATCTGCCGGATTTCGTCACCGAGGGTCAGGTCGATTGATGCCGTGCCCACCTGGCTCTCTTCGAGTGGTGTGATCTTCAAACGCCCTGCGGCGATCTCTTCGAGGATGACGTCGCGGGTCAGAACCGACATGGGGAGGAAGATGATAACCTAGGACCCACATGCCACACGCCTTCTTTGACGTTTCGCACCCGGTCATCATCGGTCACCGGGGCGCCGCCGGCAGCGCGCCGGAGAACACGCTGGTCTCGTTCGCGAAGGGCCTGGCCCTCGGAGCCGAAATTCTGGAGAGCGACATTCACGCGACCCGGGACGGCGTGCCGGTCCTGATCCACGATCCCTACGTCGGCCGCGTCACCGAAGGGACGGCCCAGGTTGAAGATCTCACTCTCGATCAACTTCGCGAGCTCGACGCCGGGCACTACTTCAGTACGGACGCTGGCAAGAGCTTTCCTCAACGCGGGCAAGGCGTTTGCATCCCGACTCTCGAACAGGCATTCGAGGCGTTTCCGGACGCCCACTTCAATCTCGAGATCAAAGCCAACCCCGTGAATCTGGTCGGTCGGGTGATCGAACTGGTCGAGAAATTTGATCGCGCCAGCCGCACCCTGCTCACCGCGGGCGAAAATCCGATCATGCTCGAGCTGCGGCGGGAACGAAGCACCCGGGGTAGCCGCTTCGCAATCGGAGCTTCGACGGCTGACGTTCTCTCAGTGGTGCGGGCCGCCATCGAAAGAAAAAAAGCGCCTGAGGATGTGATGGCCCTGCAGATCCCGGAGGAGTTCGCTGACCGGCCCCTGGTCACTCGGGAACTGATCGAGTTCGCCCACGACGCCGAGATCGCGGTGCATGTCTGGACCATCAACGAGCCGGACGCGATGCGCCGTCTGCTCGCCCTCGGTGTAGACGGGCTCGTGACCGACCATCCGGAACGCATGGCGGCGCTGCTGGATCGAGCGTGAGCCCCAATACGCCCCTGGCCAAAGCCTCCATATTGTTGACTGAGCACATCGAAGAGGTTCGGGCTGCCGCCCTGAAGGGCCGGGTAGTCGACCTGGCCTGTGGGAGCGGACGCCACACCCTGTTGTTGGCGAAGGCCGGCATCCCCGTGCTGGGATTGGACCGAAACCGCGACCATTTGAGAGAACTGGAAGCCGGGGCCCGGCAGCTCGGCGACAAAGTCACCACGGTGCGCTGCGATCTGGAAACCCAGCACGGAATCCCAGTGCGACCGGGGAGTTGCGGAGCAATCCTCGTGTTTCGCTTTCTGTTCCGGCCGCTCGCCGCGGCAATCGAAGAAGCGCTGCGCCCGGGAGGCATCCTGCTCTACGAAACCTTTGCCCTGGCGCATCGAGAGACCGGGCGGGGACCGCGGCGCAAAGAGTTCTTTCTCGAACCGGACGAGCTACCGGCGCTGTTTCCCAACCTCGAAGTCATCTCGTATCGAGAAGGCCCCGACGCCGGGACGCCTCCCGATATCACCGCCCGGTTGCTGGCGCGCAAGCCCGACTGAGTTCACTCAAGCACCGGTGCCATTCCATTGCTCGATCGCCCAGCGGGCGTGCTCGGCCAGCAATGGATCGTCCCCGGCGGCCAACCTCTCGACCTGGGGCCGAAGCGACAGGTCCTGGGAATTCCCCGCGGCCACCAGCGCATTGCGGAGCAGACCTCGGCGTTTGCTGCGGCGCATTGCACTCGCGCGGGTCGCCCGCTGCCAGGCGGCTTCGTCGAGATCGAGAATCCAGGCAAGCGTTGGGCTGGCCCATTCGTCGCGAGCTTCCAACCGGGCATGCAAGCCGAGGGGATCGTCCGGCCACGAACGGGCGCGTCTAGAATTCCAGGGGCACACCTCTTGGCAAATGTCGCAGCCGTACACCAGATCGCCGTGGGCACGGCGGAGTGCTTCGGGGATCGGGCCCGGGTCCTCGATGGTCGTGTAGGAAATGCAGCGAGTCGCGTTCAATACGCGAGGCGACTCGAGGGCGTCGGTCGGGCATGCATCGAGACACGCCGTACAAGTGCCGCACAGGTCCTCGGTCTGCACGTCGAAATCGAGTTGCAGGCCGGTCACGAGAACGCCCAGAAAAAGATACGAGCCCAGGTCGGGATGAATCAGGCAGGTGTTCTTCCCCACCCAGCCAATTCCCGCATAGGCCGCGGCAACCCGCTCGATGACTGGGCCGGTATCGACGTAGACCCGGCTCGAAACCGGTGCTTCGACGAGTGCCTCGATGCCCGCCGCAAGCGCGTGCAATCGGTCCGCCAAAACCTCGTGGTAGTCATCGCCCACGGCGTAGCGGGCCACCCTGCCGCGAGCGTCATCGGGCTGGGCCGGGAGATCGGGTTCGCCGGCTCCGGGGGCCGGCGCCGGGTCGTACGTCATCCCAATGACGATCATGCTCTGGGCGCCTTCGAACAACTTCTCGGGGTCTTGCCGTTTTTCCGCTGTGCGGGCGAGGTAGTCCATCGTCCCCGCATACCCTCGAGCCAGCCAACTGCCGAGCTGCCGACTCTCCGGAGTTGCGCGGGCGGCACAGATCCCCACCAGATCGGCGCCGAGAGCGAGCGCCATCGACTTCACCTTTTTGCTGAGCTCCGTTTCCGAACTCATTGCGGTGTATGGCTTTTATACGTGGGCAGCACTCGGGTCATCAGACCCCCGATCGCCAACAGGGCGAAGCAACCGAGAACGTAGGTAAGAATTCCGGCCGATTCGTGGAAAATGCCGCCCGTGGCTACTTCGCTTCCATAGTGCCGCGCAACGTAGATCGTGAGAACCACCCGCGTCAGATTGCCGAGCATGGCCAGCGGAACGACGGCGACCACAAGCGCGAGCC
It encodes the following:
- a CDS encoding D-tyrosyl-tRNA(Tyr) deacylase, translating into MRAVVQRVSSARIAVDEETVGEIGPGLLALVGVGREDDLSDAEELAKKIVHLRVFADADGRMNRSLLDCGYSLALVSQFTLYGDARKGRRPYFGAAAPPEVAAPLIESLATAVRSLGVQVACGRFQAHMDVSLVNEGPVTILLDTKRLF
- the dcd gene encoding dCTP deaminase; this encodes MSVLTRDVILEEIAAGRLKITPLEESQVGTASIDLTLGDEIRQIIPVAGAIDIVEDTDYRQHTQVVSLDSPYVLHPGETIHGITRELVELPPNLCGFLEGRSRYARLGLMIHVTSALVQPGVCNRQVLELSNVSSQPLRIHAGVRICQLVVMRTEGQATYAGRFSNQHEV
- a CDS encoding glycerophosphodiester phosphodiesterase, which translates into the protein MPHAFFDVSHPVIIGHRGAAGSAPENTLVSFAKGLALGAEILESDIHATRDGVPVLIHDPYVGRVTEGTAQVEDLTLDQLRELDAGHYFSTDAGKSFPQRGQGVCIPTLEQAFEAFPDAHFNLEIKANPVNLVGRVIELVEKFDRASRTLLTAGENPIMLELRRERSTRGSRFAIGASTADVLSVVRAAIERKKAPEDVMALQIPEEFADRPLVTRELIEFAHDAEIAVHVWTINEPDAMRRLLALGVDGLVTDHPERMAALLDRA
- a CDS encoding class I SAM-dependent methyltransferase yields the protein MSPNTPLAKASILLTEHIEEVRAAALKGRVVDLACGSGRHTLLLAKAGIPVLGLDRNRDHLRELEAGARQLGDKVTTVRCDLETQHGIPVRPGSCGAILVFRFLFRPLAAAIEEALRPGGILLYETFALAHRETGRGPRRKEFFLEPDELPALFPNLEVISYREGPDAGTPPDITARLLARKPD
- the queG gene encoding tRNA epoxyqueuosine(34) reductase QueG, which gives rise to MKSMALALGADLVGICAARATPESRQLGSWLARGYAGTMDYLARTAEKRQDPEKLFEGAQSMIVIGMTYDPAPAPGAGEPDLPAQPDDARGRVARYAVGDDYHEVLADRLHALAAGIEALVEAPVSSRVYVDTGPVIERVAAAYAGIGWVGKNTCLIHPDLGSYLFLGVLVTGLQLDFDVQTEDLCGTCTACLDACPTDALESPRVLNATRCISYTTIEDPGPIPEALRRAHGDLVYGCDICQEVCPWNSRRARSWPDDPLGLHARLEARDEWASPTLAWILDLDEAAWQRATRASAMRRSKRRGLLRNALVAAGNSQDLSLRPQVERLAAGDDPLLAEHARWAIEQWNGTGA